The sequence ACGTTCGGTTGCCGACCCTCTGTTTGACGCTCGGATCAACATCATGGGCATGTTGAATTTGCTCGAAGGGGCCCGTGAGGCGGGAGTCAAGAAAATCGTTTTTGCCTCTTCTGGAGGAACGGTGTACGGTGAGCAGGAACAGTTTCCCGCTGATGAAAGCCACCCGACTCATCCCATTTGTCCCTATGGTGTCAGCAAACGGGCAGGGGAGCACTATCTGTATTACTATCAGGTTGAACATCGCGTTCCGTACGTTGCTCTACGGTATGCGAACATCTATGGCCCGCGCCAGAGTCCGCATGGCGAAGCTGGTGTCGTGGCGATTTTTACCACGAAGTTATTCGCTGGTGAGCAACCGGTTATCAATGGTGATGGGAAACAAACCCGTGACTACGTCTTTGTTGGTGATGTAGCGCGCGCCAACCTGGCGGCGTTGCAGGTGAACTTCACCGGACCAATCAATATCGGTACAGGGATTGAAACTGATGTAAATGTCTTGTTCGGACACCTGCGTCGTTTCACTGGTTCAACGGCAGAAGAAAAGCATGGTCCCGCTAAACCTGGGGAACAACGACGTAGTGTGCTCTCTGCAGCGCGTGCTGCGCAACTGCTCGGATGGCGGCCCGAAGTAAAACTCGAAGACGGGCTGCGACAGACGGTCGAGTTCTTCCGTACACGGATACATGGACACTAATCATATTCGGAACTTTAGCATCGTTGCTCACATCGACCACGGCAAATCAACACTGGCCGATAAGCTGTTATCCTTCACTGGTTCGATTAGCGAGCGAGAAAGTGGCGCGCAGTTTCTCGATACCATGGATTTGGAGCAAGAGCGCGGTATCACTATCAAAGCGCGTACGGTGCGACTGCGCTATCATGCCAAGAACGGTGAAGAATACTATCTCAATTTGATCGATACCCCTGGACACGTGGACTTTTCCTATGAGGTGTCGCGGAGCCTCTCCGCCTGTGAAGGTGCGATTCTCGTTGTTGATGCCAGCCAGGGCGTCGAAGCCCAGACCTTGGCGAATGCCTACCTGGCGCTTGATAATCACCTTGAGTTATTGCCGGTGATCAATAAAATTGACCTTCCCAGTGCTGAACCGGAGCGCGTTCGCAAAGAAATCGAAGATGTCATTGGTCTTGATGGTAGCGATGCCGTGTTGGCCAGTGCCAAAGAAGGACGTGGCATTGCCGAAGTCCTTGAAGGGATCGTGCGAGCGGTGCCCCCTCCCGGTGGAGATGAGCATGCGCCGCTGAAAGCGCTCCTCTTCGATAGCTGGTTTGATACGTATCAAGGGGCGGTGATTCTCGTTCGGGTTTTCGATGGTGTTGTCCGGCAAGGCATGACAATGCAACTCATGTCGAGCGGCAAACTGTACGAAATCCAGCGAGTAGGGGTGTTCGCTCCCAAGCCGCTGATGGTAACCGCCCTTGGTCCTGGAGAAGTGGGTTTCGTGATGGCGGGCATTAAGGAAGTGACCGAGGCTCGTGTTGGCGATACTCTGACTGATCCTGCCAATCCTACACCTGAACCGTTTCCTGGCTTCAAAGCCGCAAAGCCAATGGTGTTCGCCGGATTGTACCCGGTGGACTCAAGCGAATACGAGACACTCCGTGATGCAGTCGAGAAACTTCGCCTGAATGATGCCGCTTTTTCGTACGAGAAAGAAAGTTCTTTAGCCTTGGGTTTCGGCTTCCGCTGTGGGTTTCTTGGTCTTCTGCACATGGAAATCGTTCAGGAGCGCTTGGAACGCGAGTTCGGCTTAGATCTCATTACCACGACACCCACAGTTGAGTATCGTGTAGTGAAGTTGGACGGAGAGACCCTCCTCGTAGAGAACCCGGCGCTGTTACCTTCTGAACAAGAGATCGCCCATATTGAAGAGCCGTTCATCCTGGCGACCATTCATGTCCCGACGGAATACTTGGGTAACGTCTTGCAACTCTGCCAGGAGCGACGGGGCATTCAACGTGAACTCAAGTATCCAGGGGTGAACCGGGTGATGGTGCAGTACGAGCTGCCGCTGAATGAAATCGTTATCGATTTTCATGATCGCCTCAAATCGGTGAGCCGTGGCTATGCTTCGTTTGACTACGAATACCTGGAACTCCGACCGGCAAAGATGGTGAAGCTCGACATCCGGATTAATGGTGACATTGTTGATGCGCTCTCACTGATCGTGCACGAAGAGCAAGCGTACACGCGGGGGCGAGAGCTGACACAGAAGATGCGTGAGCTGATTCCACGGCAGATGTATGAGGTTGCCCTACAGGCCTCTGTCGGTGGTCGTATCATTGCGCGGGAGACGGTCAAGGCCCTACGGAAGAACGTCACTGCAAAATGTTACGGCGGGGATATTACACGCAAAAGAAAACTGCTAGAGAAACAAAAAGAGGGAAAACGGCGCATGAAACAAGTCGGCAGAGTGGAAGTGCCCCAAGAAGCGTTCCTTGCCCTGTTGCGTGTCCGGGACTCTTGACCTTGGCCTTTCGAGTTTGCTTGTTCGTAAGGGGAAGCTGTGGGAAATAAACTGCCGAGTGTTGACGAATCGACGGTGGCTGTTGATCAACCTGCTCAAGATCTCAACGCGGTATCTCGTAAGATACAAGTGAACCAACAGAAGTCTGTTGCTCGCGAATATGCTGAAGCACTCATTGTTGCTCTTCTCCTTGCCTTCTTTATTCGCAGTTTTATTGTTCAAGCATTCAAAATTCCGTCAGGGTCGATGTTGCCAACTCTGCAAATCGGCGACCATATCCTGGTGAGTAAATTCCTCTATGGGTTGCGCTTACCCTACCCGTTGGAGACGACACTCTGGGAGTGGGGACAGCCGACTCGGGGAGATGTAATTGTTTTCGTGTACCCGCGTGATCGCAGTAAAGACTTTATTAAGCGGGTCGTTGCCGTCGGTGGTGATACGGTCGAGATTCGTCACAAGACTGTCTACTTGAATGGCGCCAAGATGGACGACCCGCATGCGACGTTCAAGTATGGAGAGCAAGAGAACCCCGGCCCACGGGACAATCTCGGTCCGATCACGGTACCAGATCATAAACTGTTTGTGATGGGTGATAATCGCGATGAGAGTCATGACGGCCGTTTCTGGGGGTTCGTGGACGTCGATGATGTTAAAGGAAAAGCGTTTCTGATTTATTGGTCGTGGAACAGCGATGAGTCGTGGGTACGCTGGAACCGACTGGGCGATTTGATCCATTAAGTCTTCGTACGAGCGGTTATAGTCCTCTCGTACGCATCCGATAATCGTAGGCTGAAGAGATGGTGTAACGGCGGTACCCCTATGACCCGCTTTGAATCTTTACTACTGGCAACCGGTAAGATCTCTATTGAGGATCTGCGGCGCGTCCAACGCGTGCAACAGGAGAGGAGTGAATCTCTCGAACGCCTCCTGGTCGAACTTGGGTTTTTGTCGGAAGATGATCTGCTGAACTTTCTTGCCGAATATTATCAAGCGCCAATCCTCACTGCGAGAGACTTTCCACAGACGCCCCCCTCTTTTGCCACTATTAACCCTGGATTCTTCCGTCAGTCCCGCATTTGTCCTGTGGCCGTGCAAGAGGATCAACTAACCGTGGCGATGGTCGATCCAGGCGATTTCTATGTGGTTGAGTCATTGCAGAAAGCAACGGGAATGCGGTTACGCCGTTGTCTTGCTAAAGAGCGTGATATTCTTGAAGCCCTGAATACCTACTATGCCGATGGCGCGTCTGATCCGGCTGAGCGCAATGGAGAGAATGAAACTGCAGAAGTCGAGTATCTGCAGGACGATCAGGAAGACGTCGAGCACCTGCGTGACCTCGCCAGTGAAGCACCGGTCATTCGCTTGGTGAACACGCTCATTGCCCGAGCGCTTGAACGTCGCGCCTCAGACATTCATATCGAACCGTTCGAAAAAGAACTGCAGGTTCGTTACCGCATTGATGGTATTCTCCATGATGTGGAGGCTCCGCCACGCAAACTCCAAGCGGCCTTGATCTCGCGTGTCAAACTGATGGCCAAGCTCAACATTGCTGAGCGTCGGTTACCACAAGATGGACGTATCAAATTACGGATGCTGGGACGAGAAATCGACCTGCGTGTTTCAACGTTACCGACTCTCTACGGTGAGAGTGTGGTCATGCGTATCCTCGATCGCTCAAGTATCGTCGTGAGCCTTGAGACCTTAGGGTTTCCGACAGATACCATGAGTGAGGTCGAGAAGCAGATCTCCCGCCCGTACGGCATGATCCTTGTCACCGGTCCGACCGGGAGTGGAAAAACGACCACGCTGTACGGCTCGCTTGATAAGATTAATTCGCCAGACAAGAAGATTATTACCATCGAAGACCCGGTTGAATACCAACTTGCTGGTGTGAATCAGATTCACGTTAAGCCACAGATCGGTCTCACCTTTGCCAACGGGTTACGCTCCATCGTGCGACAAGACCCTGACGTGATCATGATCGGAGAAATCCGCGACTTTGAAACTGCCGAGATCGCTGTGCAAGCGGCATTGACGGGTCACTTAGTGTTCTCCACGCTTCATACCAATGATGCTGCGGGGGCGATTTCTCGTCTCCTCGAAATGGGAGTTGAAGACTATCTGCTTGCCTCTTCCCTGCTTGCCGTCATGGCACAACGCCTAGTGCGTACGCTGTGCCCTCATTGTCGTCGTCCCGTCGAAGGCGGAGTGCTACTGAGCGACAACGGCAACATCGCTGATGGGACCAACGGAGCGCATGGCACGCCGATGGCCGCGTACGAGGCCCGTGGATGCGAAGCATGTGACATGACCGGCTATCATGGCCGGAGTGGCATCTTTGAGCTGCTGATTATTAATGAGGGCGTACGACAGCTGATACTCAAACACTCCTCGTCTGACATTATTAAGAATTTTGCTGTCACTCAGGGGATGCGTACCCTCCGTGAGGATGGCTGGCGCAAAGTTCGTGAGGGAACGACGACAGTTGCTGAAGTCTTACGCGTGACCCAGGATGAGTAACTGACTGTTTCTTCCCTGAGAATTGCCTTTTCCTCCTCCCCATTTCTGAGTCCTCACTTCACGAGTATGCCTACCGACTATATCTCCTGGCTGCGTGGAAAAATCGGTTCGCGCAAGACGCTGCTTGCCTACGCAACCGCCCTGGTGCGTGACGACGCGGGTCGGTTACTGTTTCATCGGCGCACTGATTTTTCGTGGTGGGGGCTTCCCGGTGGCCTGGTCGAAATCGGAGAGACCTTCAGGGCATGTGTCATACGAGAAGTACGGGAAGAAACGGGCCTACAGGTCAAAGTGCAGCGCCTGGTTGGGCTCTATGCTTCTCCACAATGGGATCTTCGTTATCCCAATGGTGACGAAGCACAGCAGTTTACCGTCGCGTTGGAATGTGTAGTTACTGGGGGAGAGCTTCATCCTGATGGTGTCGAGTCTACCGCCAGTGAGTTTTTTCCACTCCACGCCCCACCGAAACCATGTCCACCGTGGTATACCGCCATGATTGAGACGCTCCAGGCCAATCTTGCGCCACATTTTGATGCTCCGCTCTCTACCTCGTCCGAGGAGAGTTATATTTGGCAGCTGCGCAAACGTATTGGCACTGCACGTGTATTACTGATGACGGCTGGCGCGGTGATCCAAAATGTTGATGGGTATGTCTTGCTCGGGCTTCGCTCCGATAGTCACACGTGGGGTCTTCCCGCTGGGATTATGGAATTAGGGGAAACCCCAGCTGGAACTGTTGTGCGTGAAGCCTACGAAGAATTGCAGTTGCGTATTCGCCCGACACAACTCGTCGGTATCTTTACCGGACCGGAGATGTTCCATACCTATCGCGACGGGAACCAAGTGCAGCTTGCGGCAGCGCTCTTTCGCGCTGAGATTGAAGACGGTACGCCGATACCTGACGGTGTAGAGACGCTTGCAGCAGCATGGTTTGATCCGCAAAATCTTCCTCCCATGCCGACGCGGCATCACCGATTGTTGCAAATTGCGCTTGCGCATCCTCTTGGTGGACAGGTGGAATAGAACACCGTGGCGACATCATTCATGTAAGAGGATAGTCCCGACAGTAGTCAAGCTCACTGCACGGGAAAACACCCGCGCCGAGTATAACCATTTACCGTGTCGTGGCACGTGACGGTACTGAACTGGTCGATGTTGGTTGTTCGTGGACGATGAACAACTTGTGATGGTATGCCGCGAATGAGAGGTTCTTGTCAGACGGACAGTCGAGCAGTAAGGTAACGACGTTCACTATCGCCATTGTGAAAATGAGGATGTATGGAGCAACATTCCACGCAGCAACAAAAGCCGAGTCGGCTACTTACCGCGAAGAACGGATTCGTATTGCATAT comes from Deltaproteobacteria bacterium and encodes:
- a CDS encoding NAD-dependent epimerase/dehydratase family protein, which produces MRILVTGGAGFIGSHVIDLYINAGHEVFVVDDLSSGVRENVHPKAQFVQADIQDPSVRQLIVREKIEILNHHAAQMDVRRSVADPLFDARINIMGMLNLLEGAREAGVKKIVFASSGGTVYGEQEQFPADESHPTHPICPYGVSKRAGEHYLYYYQVEHRVPYVALRYANIYGPRQSPHGEAGVVAIFTTKLFAGEQPVINGDGKQTRDYVFVGDVARANLAALQVNFTGPINIGTGIETDVNVLFGHLRRFTGSTAEEKHGPAKPGEQRRSVLSAARAAQLLGWRPEVKLEDGLRQTVEFFRTRIHGH
- the lepA gene encoding elongation factor 4; the protein is MDTNHIRNFSIVAHIDHGKSTLADKLLSFTGSISERESGAQFLDTMDLEQERGITIKARTVRLRYHAKNGEEYYLNLIDTPGHVDFSYEVSRSLSACEGAILVVDASQGVEAQTLANAYLALDNHLELLPVINKIDLPSAEPERVRKEIEDVIGLDGSDAVLASAKEGRGIAEVLEGIVRAVPPPGGDEHAPLKALLFDSWFDTYQGAVILVRVFDGVVRQGMTMQLMSSGKLYEIQRVGVFAPKPLMVTALGPGEVGFVMAGIKEVTEARVGDTLTDPANPTPEPFPGFKAAKPMVFAGLYPVDSSEYETLRDAVEKLRLNDAAFSYEKESSLALGFGFRCGFLGLLHMEIVQERLEREFGLDLITTTPTVEYRVVKLDGETLLVENPALLPSEQEIAHIEEPFILATIHVPTEYLGNVLQLCQERRGIQRELKYPGVNRVMVQYELPLNEIVIDFHDRLKSVSRGYASFDYEYLELRPAKMVKLDIRINGDIVDALSLIVHEEQAYTRGRELTQKMRELIPRQMYEVALQASVGGRIIARETVKALRKNVTAKCYGGDITRKRKLLEKQKEGKRRMKQVGRVEVPQEAFLALLRVRDS
- the lepB gene encoding signal peptidase I; the encoded protein is MNQQKSVAREYAEALIVALLLAFFIRSFIVQAFKIPSGSMLPTLQIGDHILVSKFLYGLRLPYPLETTLWEWGQPTRGDVIVFVYPRDRSKDFIKRVVAVGGDTVEIRHKTVYLNGAKMDDPHATFKYGEQENPGPRDNLGPITVPDHKLFVMGDNRDESHDGRFWGFVDVDDVKGKAFLIYWSWNSDESWVRWNRLGDLIH
- the gspE gene encoding type II secretion system protein GspE, which gives rise to MTRFESLLLATGKISIEDLRRVQRVQQERSESLERLLVELGFLSEDDLLNFLAEYYQAPILTARDFPQTPPSFATINPGFFRQSRICPVAVQEDQLTVAMVDPGDFYVVESLQKATGMRLRRCLAKERDILEALNTYYADGASDPAERNGENETAEVEYLQDDQEDVEHLRDLASEAPVIRLVNTLIARALERRASDIHIEPFEKELQVRYRIDGILHDVEAPPRKLQAALISRVKLMAKLNIAERRLPQDGRIKLRMLGREIDLRVSTLPTLYGESVVMRILDRSSIVVSLETLGFPTDTMSEVEKQISRPYGMILVTGPTGSGKTTTLYGSLDKINSPDKKIITIEDPVEYQLAGVNQIHVKPQIGLTFANGLRSIVRQDPDVIMIGEIRDFETAEIAVQAALTGHLVFSTLHTNDAAGAISRLLEMGVEDYLLASSLLAVMAQRLVRTLCPHCRRPVEGGVLLSDNGNIADGTNGAHGTPMAAYEARGCEACDMTGYHGRSGIFELLIINEGVRQLILKHSSSDIIKNFAVTQGMRTLREDGWRKVREGTTTVAEVLRVTQDE
- a CDS encoding NUDIX domain-containing protein, whose protein sequence is MPTDYISWLRGKIGSRKTLLAYATALVRDDAGRLLFHRRTDFSWWGLPGGLVEIGETFRACVIREVREETGLQVKVQRLVGLYASPQWDLRYPNGDEAQQFTVALECVVTGGELHPDGVESTASEFFPLHAPPKPCPPWYTAMIETLQANLAPHFDAPLSTSSEESYIWQLRKRIGTARVLLMTAGAVIQNVDGYVLLGLRSDSHTWGLPAGIMELGETPAGTVVREAYEELQLRIRPTQLVGIFTGPEMFHTYRDGNQVQLAAALFRAEIEDGTPIPDGVETLAAAWFDPQNLPPMPTRHHRLLQIALAHPLGGQVE